Genomic segment of Juglans microcarpa x Juglans regia isolate MS1-56 chromosome 7S, Jm3101_v1.0, whole genome shotgun sequence:
GCCGTTTGGACCCaaccctgcagagtaaaccccagTCCCGTGCATCGCACCCTTGAAAGTTTCCCTACTATAGTGCTATAAGTTTATTTGCAGGATGTGTGGGGAAATAAATGAACACTTACAATTAAGTGATGGTGAATGGAATGGCTGTTGGtttcaatttctcttttcttttccaatggATTTTCAATTACCCGAGGAAGAGATTGCCTTGtttgttagagagagagaaattcatTTTAACCTCTCTGAAATCCACTCACTTAGAGAGTGCTGCatttaagatttttctttatcGCTTAATGACATACTTTGTGTTATTGCCGATGGGTTTGTAGTTTCTCATAtacaaagaaataaaggaaaggTTCAGTGACCATCTGTGGGTCGATGTTGTGTCCAAATGTGATCTGTTGCAAAAGTCTCCCGTGGTCTTCATCACAGAGGATAGTCCTGATCATGTAGAGCTGGCAAGGTACCGGAAAATGGGACCTAATGGAGCTATGCACGTATCTATAAAGAGCGAAGCAGGGCTTGCTGAGGTAACTATCTTACGAAaatcttttttgataagtaactaTCTAATGAAAATTTAGGTCTTCAATATAGCCTTCATTGTGtgcttttcttgatttttttttatgtttcaacTAAAATTTTTCCACATTCTCATTTCGTGAAAAGGAAGCTTAATTGCCTTTAGTATAGGTGGTGTAACAATGTAATCATAACACCTTCTGTTTCTTAGATTTCGTTTCTCCCTTCAAAGGTATTATGAATTATGGAGAAAATTTTGGACCTATAATGTTGCGACTCGCTTTTGCCTTTTTGTGGTGGATAGGTGGTTGAGAAGGCTATAATTTTGAATACCTTCATTACTATACACGCGTAACCCGACTTTTTTTACACCTGAATGCTGGTTAGTTGATGCTTATAAATTTCTAGAATCATTCACTCCAAAACCTTCCTGTTCTAAAATTCTTCCAACATTTTGGTTTCCAGATTTGCCTTGTGACTTTTCTAGAGAATTTTCTCTGCAGCTGAAGGTTAGAGTGCACGAGCTGCTAACTTCGCAGATGGCCAAGATCAGAAGTCAGAATAGCAACCAAGAAAATCAAGTTTTTACCTAAGGTTGAACTCTTAGGGAATGCCCAAATTGCGGTAGAATTGCGTTCAAAGTAGCTGactctcaaaattttgacaattCCCATGGAGAAGAACAAGCAGCAGAACAAGCTCAAGATGGTAGAATCCAGGTTCTCACCACTACCAAAAACTGCAGCTTTAAATTATCCCAGCCCACATGTGATGAGGATTGCTCACTTAGCCTAGTTGATCAGGGAATGGACTTAGgctacaatattatttattttggaaactTTTCTTTGTAATTGGTGTATACAAAgtgtatatacatatgcatTTATTCCCATTTTGGTGTTGAAAATTTTGGCAGTTCTTTTTGTTCGAAAATGCCGGTGAGTTGTACAGTTCCAAACACTTTAAAATGAACTTTCAGAACTTGTGATTGTCTTAGCTTTTGTTCAACTGTTGTGATTGTTCAACAACTGTTTGTTTGCATTggtttattataaaatgagttgtaaaagagttgtagATGTATCATCACTCAAACTCAGACCATGATCACCTTTCATGACAGATTGACTAGTATACTTCTCAATGATCTATCTCCTCAACAGAAGAATAGTACACATTTCTCAGTCAAAATGTAATATAGATGCCCAACAGCCCTAGTCGAGTATGGAATGTCAATTTACACTGTTAAACATGAGATCATTAATTTTATGGATGCCAATATCAGAAATTGGCTGAATGGGCTGATCATCTCCATCCATTGAAGGTATGCGGCTCGATGGTTCTCGACTGAATTCATCTGGAGAAGTGATGAGCACAAGGTTAACAGACTTGAAAGAAGCACGCATCTTTCATGATCAAAATAAATAGTTAAAAACAGAAGCAAAATGGGTTGACACAATTATATCATTGTCTTCATAAACCTCAAGATCttcaattatattttgtaatgaagGTTAGTCGATGCTTACCATAGATTGAGTTTAAGGAAGCTGGGGAAGGAGTCAAGATGAAGTTAAGACCAACATAAAATCCCAAAGCTAATACTACTGTCACCATTACATAAACAGGCACCGCCAATGCCCAATACCTGAAATACGTAACATAAGTATGGCTTTcccataaattaaaaattaaaaaataagaaactatAGAGCTATTCCAAGGGGGTAActggagaaaatattttaatttctaaatttgatcTACAAATACTATTCAAGTCTGATTGAGGAGACCATACACAACTAAGCTCTACTGAGATCTAGGTTCCCTCTCACCCGAGTCATTTCTCAACAGGAAATGTGCCTAAAAGAATTCTAGGCTGAAAAACAAAGCATAGAAACCAATGTTAGATACCTGCTGGGGTAGTAGAAGATTCCAATAGAATGTAGCCAAGCCTCTGGAACATATGCCCATACCAGGAAAATAACTGCTCACAGCAAAAGAGGTGTAAGAAAATCCACAAAGCCCCAGTGATGCTAGTAATCCCAAAACTTCGGCCTAGATCTATCTATGACACCCTAGCCATTTATGGACAGGGAAAAAGCACTTATAATGCCAAACAACAGGTACGCCAGCATTTGATACCTTGTCAAACAAAAAAGTAGAACAAGATTGATGACACCATACCTACTATCACTATGTCTAGATAAACAAAGTGGCTCTAGATTCCAAATATTCCTTCAACCTTCtcacattatttatttaaactcaTAAGTTACTAGCAAAGCATAAAGAATATTCAAGCAAAGGACAAGtgaataaattgatgaaaaatagAGCTACAAGATGAAGCTgtccgagaaaaaaaaatagattttttatatgcGGAAGAAATAATGTAGACGTGGCAATGTTCCTTTGGTATAAAGATGCATTTCCTTTTTGCCAGCATGACATGTTTATGATCCTTGTTTCTACTAAGATGCACGCAACGTTATAAGGTCAAGCTGATTTCAAGCATAGCATTGTATGCATCGATTGAAACATTTTGAAGTATCTCAGGCATATTCCTGAGATATTTCAGTGCAAAATAACTTTAACACAACCAAGTCTGAACATGAGGTAAAAAGTGTGAGATATATGAAGTGGACCTGTAGAGACAACAGTACTTATGGAACCTACAAACCCAAAGATAAATTGATTGAAACATTTTGAAGTATCTCAGGCATATTCCAGAGATATTTCAGTGTGAAAGAATGAGGCAACTTCAACACAACCAAGTCTAAACATGAAGTAAAAAGTGCAATGTTGAAGTGAACCTGTAGCAACAACAGTAGTTATGGAACCTACGAATCCATAAACTTCTGACGGCTTGGGACCATGCTCTCCAGACACTCCAAACCCAGAATCCCTCTCATCCGCATCCAGAAATGAAACAGTTGCCCTCCTTTTCTTTGACAGACTGAGAATTCTTCTAGGACTATTGACAGAATGAGGCTCTTCCATGGCTTGCCCTATTATATACCTAACAATTCAGCACACTCAAGGTTGCATCTCTGAATGCCAAAATCCCCACTGGAAGCGAGTGAAGACAACAATAGCAGTGAAATCAGAACAGACACCATAACCCCCTTTCAAAGACTATCATAACTCTTgaaggtttaaaaaatatagaaatctttttgtagttaATTGCAATCTGGTCATCTAAATTCAAAGTAGCATGCTAACTATATTAACGTTTCACATGTGCACACATTCCACCCACAGGTGTCTGTAGCCGGTGGAGACTACATCCACCATGGGTGCCAATGGTACGGGTCCAAATCCTATTCTTTCACACAAGCGCACACAGAATCAACAGGAAGATCAGgggattgataaaaaaaatcatataaactaTAAGGCATTGCATGCAGAGCGATGAAGAGAGAGAATGACAGAACCCCTTTAATACAAACAACATTGACACACATTCGcataatacaagaaaaaaagggCCAAAGTCAATCCTGATGAACATAATACCAATATATGAGGTTAGAGGCAATAGAAAGGGAACACATCTTTGCATTTACTTTGCTTCCattagtttcttttcttttattcttttgttcttGTGAGGTACAAATGGTCAATGGATTGAACTAACAGAATAAAACATTTACACAAACAAGTTGTAGGCATATTATTGTGACACAGCATCTGATCTCAGATAAATAAATCAAGCAATTTAGAACTCACGAAAAAAGAAGTGCATAAATTTTGTTTGTGTGAATAGAAAGGGTAAACTATAGAAAAGGAAGTTGATTTCAATCATTCTATGAGATTCAAACGGAAATAATGGCACTAGAAGATAGAAAACTTACCATGAATCGGTCGAGGGATGACGATGGGAAGGAGAGAACGATGAGGGTTTGGTTCCTCTTGAGTGGAAACTGATAAACGACTTGATAGTTCTGTCAACTGTCAAGGCAAGAATAATCGACGCAACATCCGAAGAGTGTCTTTACAGGTACCTTTAGTGACGAATGTTGCTTATCCATCACTGAAAAACTTCTGACAGCGACCATTGTCAAGTTCGCCTCAATATCCTAtacaacttttatttatttttttactactcattttaccatcaatcaattattatttttcgcATTGTGGATGAAGAAGAACTAAAATATAGCTTCTCTTTTGCATTTTTATCACATAGAATTGTATTATGGTATCATGGATCACCATGAAATCCTTTgaactttaaaaataatgagaagtgataaaatcacaaaaatatatggaaaaaaaaacctataaattgacataatttcatacgatacattaaatttactttacaatataaCATACCATATTAAATTACGtcagtttatgaaattatttttataagatctctgtataattaaaatatctctctaaaataataataaccaaAAACTTTATTCATTTCCAGCACAAGGACatatgaatttcaaacatgctaattaattattattagcACATTaaagttttattcattttttaccTTTATTTGTTCTCAaatcttttttgataagtaagaaacttGATTGAtcgaatgaaactaggcaaagcTTATATACACCGGAAGTATACAAAATATACAcctaattatattctaaaaagttgaaaagaaagcaaaaactcATGAATATTCCGTCCCTTTAAAACTATTCTCGAATCTTCATGCCAATACATGCCATGTGATAGAGATAGAATAACAATTCTCATTCATTAGTTTTTGAGGATCCACTGTCTATGTTTTGACAGTCTTCATACTTAATCCAAGTCCTTGTGCAATTGAATGATGTCAAGTTGCATTTACTTGTTCAGTTTTGATgctgaaaatattaaaaattgacaTCTATTAATGGTAGTAGAATATATTCATCtagattttgtttgaaaaacaaaaaaaatataaattgcattttatattctaaactattaaaattaaactaataaaaaatacaaatttatatcATCTGTAGAATATACGGCAGTCaaaattatgccatgtcatatatttttcatcaattttaatgGTCATAATTGAACATTTATGTATAGGATTTAATAGTTTGGGGGTTGAAGTGTAagggatgagataagataagatgaaagctgaataaaatattattttttaatattattatttgttaaaatttaaaaaagttgaattatttttttattttgtttgaaagtttgagaaaattataatgattagatgagataagatgagatgtctgtaaaaacaaaacaaaccagGTCTAAAACTAGGAgtgtaaccggtctggtccgattCGATTTTGGATATTtaccggttccggtccggtttagTTTGATTTTCCgattttaatagtattagtactagggtataaaatgtaattaatatactaatatacattagtatactaattaatttaagtgaaatataattaatatactaatgtatattagtattactaatgtattatatatttatcaaaaagaatatattaagaatttattaggccgtaaaatgttattaatatatatattttacgtttaaagtatatgatcaaatatattttcatgtttaagattaaaattttatattataaattataataatattatcttatatataattataatttatattattatatattatatataaaattatatataatattaaaaaattaatttaaaatatataatataatgaaccAGTTTGATCCTAAAAAGTATAGAATCGGAACCGGACTGGTATCGGCCAATTTTAAAACTAAGGGAACTGGTCCTGAATCAGACAGTTCTAAAACCGGAGCCGGTCGCCAGATTTCCgattttttggttaatttttacACCCCAACCTAAAACTATGATAACTAGTgcacataaacattttttattttttctttgtgcaAAAGAACATTCACTTGGGCAACTGTTTCACTTGAAATCTATGGTCCCTTGCATGGTGTCTCAGATTCCAAAGTAGACCAACTTCCACCGTTTATTAGAGAGATAACAGTCATATTCCAATTTTTATCAACAGGGAATTAAATTCTGGTTCCTTAGGAATTTAGCATTTCAACATGAAGATTGGGATTCTTTGTAACATAGACTCCGCATCAGATGTATAATACTCCCTTCGTGTATAAGAAAGTGAGAAATGAGATTTCACATAATTATGGTGAAGGCAATTTTCTAGCAGATGCTTTAAGCTGTATTTGGTAGGTGAAGTCTAAGAttacttcactattatttataaatagtttatttattattattatttattaattttttattattatttacagatcatccgagataatctcaatatctaaacgtaaCCTTAGTAATCATGGTGTATGTGCGAAGATTCTAGAATATGGTCAAAAACTCGGCCATGTTTGaaaagtgagatgagttgagaacaTCTCAGCTCAtatcataacttttttttctaaatatcactcaaacacaaatattttttaatttcaaaattttaatttgtttatctaatcattataatttttttaaacttttaaacaaaataaaaaataaaacaatattagaGGGCCACTTAGCATGTACCGCTggataactttttaatattaattttaaaagagttttaaatacatatttataaatcagtaaataattttttaattatagaaattactaaaattattgatataaaaaattgaaggaaaaagaaatgggaTGTTTGTCCGTGGGAATTACCGTTACGTAAAGTGCTTATTTATGCTTTCACATTATAAAATTCCCAACCTGTCCTTACCGCAGCGATCAAAACGCTCGCTCCAACAGGTACCGACACCGTATATTTAAGGGTGCTCCGCGAAGCCTTCCTCGCATCCCTGTTTTCCTCTGTTTTCCCGTACTCTACACTATCTCAGTCTCAGATCTCgctttctctccctctcaaaGGGTAAGGATCTGAATGTCTTCCCTTTTGATTTGCTTGAACTCTGCAATGTCGAGTTTATTCGTAGGCGCTTACTTTTGGTTGAGTTTTTGATCTTGTGTTTTCTATGATGATTTTGTGTTTCTGCTTGGATCTTTGATTTATCTCCCGTTTGGTTTCCGAGGAAACAGGGCGAAAAGAAATGGaactttgaaaaacttttcAAGTTGACTTACTGGTTGCTAAAAACCGGAGCATTATGAATGGTGGATCTGTGGAGATTTGAAAGAGTGCTTGTTTTGAATGGAATGATCTGAATTCATTCTTTTGATAAATTGGAAGATCTAAGTTCATGCAGGAAACGTGTGGATCAAAgaggttttctttttactatttgGACATGCTCGTTTTACAATGAAGAAGCGcgctaatattttatttacatgtatattttttaaattggatCGGAGAAAATCCGTTAATTTATCTGTTTGTGTGCACTTTACTCTTGCATTTCGATTGGACGTTCAATTCTTCAAAGAGAAAATCTTCTAGCAGGAAGCAGTCTTACGGGTCAAATAATATCCTTCAATGGTGTCTTGACACGTAGGCCACCCATGAGACTTTCCCAAATTGGAAAGGAAACGCCACACGCACACGCGAAAGGTAATCCCTACCCATCAGTCCTCTCCTAAGCTCCTTGCACTCGACCCCCTCTCCTCACCTTCTCTCCCATCGACCGTAAAGCCCCTACCCACCCCGTGTTCCTCTCTCCCATCGGCCACCGGGAACCTCGACTACCCCATCTCTCCTCGACGCCTCGATCCCGTGAATTTTGGTAAGCAATATGTGCTATCTAGGTAGGTGTAGATTCAGTAGATGTTTAAGTTTACACAAATCAACGAGGGAGATGAAATAAATCTACCATTTCAAGAGGGAAGGGACTCGGCGGGCAGAATACTTCGATTGTGTGACACAATGGAGGAGTTCGGTAGGACTCGACGGCAAGAGGACAGGGACTCGGTAGGAGCTCGACGGCGTCTGGCAGCGGCCGGCGGCAGGGAAATTTTGGTACCAGATGAGTGAAGGGAAAAACAGTAGATGAAATTCGTAGCCTTCACACTTTGATTTGTCCGTAACAATCCATGTGACCGATCTCATTTCTTTAACTTGTCATGCGCTAACGTGGCGTGTTTGGATTGGTGGGTGTTAACGGACTACAATACCCGGTCTGTTCCAAAGAGGAACTTTTCTTCAAATAGCCGAGAAGCGGAGAAGGTTACAAAACGCTGAAAAACTCATTAGTACACTAACACCTACTTGCACACACCCCCAGATATATAAGttaaaagtagttttttttttttttttttttttttttttttttatgtatttagaAAAGAAGACACTTATAattggctattttttttttattagttgtatttttcttgatcatACTTCGAAACAATTTGATGATACAAATATACAATTTGATGATACAAATATGCATGTACGCACGTACATGCATAGTGAAGGTAGAGACATGAACAGGAATATTTGTAGGTATGGACGTATTTATCTGCACATACGTGCGCAATGCAAAAGAGGATAGAGAATAATTGTAGTTTATTGTGACATTTGTAACAGTATTACggtaaaagaaaatagatattGTTACATTTgtgtatttgtttatttgattgTAGCACTGGTTTAATGCAGATAgcatattcaaaataaattagacGTTGGTGCTCATGGGAATCGTTGGCGAGGCTGCAAACAAGGtatatataatcttattttAGTATTGGGGTATATATGGTTTTACTGATATTACATAACAAGTTTATTTGGCTGCAGGAGACTAACAGAAGCGTATCTGAGAAGAAGCCTACAGTTGTTTTTGTTCTAGGTCAGCACCTTGCTCGTATTTACTTATTGATCTTCCATACAGTtaaatcacactcaaagaaaaccattaatatatttaaatcggTCCTTAGATGAACTTAGGACCTCACCCTTCACCCTTCACCCTTCTTATGGAAGCAAGAACTGCCGTTCGAGCCAGACTTTGTCGTATTGTTATAATTACATCTACAAATATATTTACTTTGGTATTATGAAGTGCCTCTCCTTCACATGTTGTCCACTTTGAGATGGTTTTTGAACTTGGAGGCATGCCTCTTGTACACTTGCCTTGCTTACAGTGGGAACCATTGCTTTTCTTGGCTAGAAAAGGGAGTGAGAACTGGGTTTCCCACCTtttgaaagaataattttatccTGTTTACTTTTGagaatttagaaattttttagattattgtGATAACTACAAATAACCATTATGCTAAGATTTAGACTTTTATAATGACAATAATTCTCAACCTCATGGTTGGTGAAGATTGATTAGTCAATTGTTAGATCAATTAGATATGTGAAACCCTCTTGTTTTATCCAAACCTTAATTATTTTGTCCTCCTTTTCTTTcgttctttttttataagtaaaataaaactctaGTGAAACAAGTAAATAGGTGTTGTCCTCATTTCCTACTGCCAATGAGTCCTAAAATAATGCTAATGGATAAAAGGCAGCCACAACCACTGGGGCCAGGTTTTAGTtccttttattatatttgttacttTTGTCCGTTCGGTTTTAATGCTAATATCTCAGCCAGTGGCCTTTCTTCCATCTATTCGACAAAATTCTTGCAGACCTTTCTAAGttgatttcttgatttttttgacTGGCCAGGTGGCCCAGGTAGTGGAAAAGGTACCCAATGTGCGAATATTGTTCAACACTTCGGTTATACCCATCTCAGTGCTGGTGATCTTCTCCGAGCAGAAAGCAACTCTGGTTCTGAAAATGGGtacaatttatattaattactatcTGTTTAAAGTTTAAACTATCAACATTAGATTTGTTGTCCCTTGACTGACCATCAAATGAACAACTTTATGTTTAGCAGATTAACATCACATGTAAAGAAAGATACAGAAACCTTTAGTCTAGGCATGTAGTTATATGGTGTGATCTCTTTACCTTTAAAAGTTGTACACTACTGAGAATTATTGTCAggaaatgatttgttatttttgcgCGGCTGGTCTACAGCACTATGATTCAGAACATGATGAAAGAAGGAAAGATCGTTCCCTCGGAGGTAACTATTAAGCTTCTCCAACGTGCAATGACAGAAAGTGGTAATGACAGATTTCTTATTGACGGTTTTCCTCGTAATGAGGAAAATCGAGCAGCATTTGAGGATATTGTAAGTTCTTTgcactctcttttcttttctttattggaTTTTGCTATTTGTATCTGTCTGTTTGGAGTAGTTGTCTCTGAATAGACCATGTAGTTTATATTTACATGAAGCTAATATTTCATGATGCCTTCTTTTTAAGTGCTGTAATATCTGATGGTTATGCAGACAAAAATTGAGCCAGCTTTTGTCCTATTTTTCGATTGTTCTGAGGAAGAGATGGAGAGGCGTATTTTGAATAGAAACCAGGTTtgacaatctctctctctctctctctctctctttgggtTAACGTCCTTCCTCTCTtaataaagatatattttttccattcctATTCTTTTTATGTGTAATGAAGGGAAGGGAAGATGATAACATTGAAACAATTAGGAAGCGCTTTAAGGTTTTCTCGGAGTCTAGTCTCCCTGTGATTGACCATTACAAGTCAAGGGGAAAAGTTCGACAGgtaagtttttctttattttctaacttcagtatttataatttgtgggtaaattttattgaacatTTATCCTATTACTGATTTTGTGCTTTCATCCCCAGATTGATGCTGGAAGGCCAGTTGAAGAGGTTTTTGAGTCTGTTAAAGCTGTATTTACCTCAAAAAATGAGAAGGTAAAGCACCATAGTTGTGCTTGGTGGAAATTTAATCaacatggtctctgttttgGAAGAAACAGAATATCTGGAAAGAGAGTTAAATGATGTTGAATGGATGGAGCTGTATTGTCTCAATAATCACATCAGTGTGCCTTTGTATAGATATTATGGAAATGAATGGCCAATATGAGGCGAATTTAGCTTTAATGGaagcttatatttttttatattgaagtTTGCATAAAAGATCAATGGTTGATAATTTTCGCATTTCATAGAATTTAGAAAATACGGGAAAATAGGATTTTTTCAAGAACAATTATGATCTCTAACTTATCTAATTGAGAAGATATTGTGGAAAGCTGTTCGATTGGGTTTGAGGTTGGAACACCAATGCATTATAAGAATTTGGGGTTAGCACCAGTCTTGCAATAAAGTTGCAATTTTCAATCATTTGTCACTCATGAAGTTGTGAACTATGCAACTGGATAGTGTAATGCTCAACAAGTAAGTGCAACTGGATAGTGTATGCTCAACAAATAAGTTGGATATTTCAGTCCTTTTTtattattggcaccaggtgttcAAGAACTTAGTCCCGACTAATCTTAGGGGTGCACAAGTCTCAACAAGGAGTTTCTCGCCAGTGCACCTCGGTTAAATTCAAGGGGAAGTACCTCAGTCCAATAGCCCctagaaattatttgcacccaagaggatttgaaccttagacctagagggagCATGCCACCAaaaccaaggcctttaccacttgtgCCAACCCTTAGGGTATTATATTTCAGTACTTCCAGGAGACAAAATTCATGAACCACATCTTTATCCAAGttctatttgtttatttttcaaattttatactTAGCATTCTGACCAAGCCACTGCACTCTGTCTGTCATTGCGGTTCACCACTACATGAACTGCATAAAAATAAGTTTGAAGTTCTATCTTCTTTTTTGCATTAATGGAACACCAACATACAGTCGATTTCGGTGTACATTTTCTCATATTGATGTTGTGGTGTTTGCAGGCTGACTGAGCACTACATATCCACCTGATATTCAAGTATCGTATCTATTGAGGTAAAACTTAAGATTCCTAGACGTGTATTTGATGACATAGTGCTGCTTTGTAATTTTATGGTCACCTCAAAGAGAGAATTTGGTTCGTTTTGTGCCTCGTTAACAGGGGCAGACCTACACTTTTGAAATATCATGAAATTCTTGGTTCTGCCCCTGTTCATTGGTTTCATATTCCATTTTGATACCAAGAATCTGAGATATGCCACTGAAATTAGAAGTCAATCGTAGTTTTGAAGGCTATTTTTAGATAATCAATGATAAAGAATACATTCTGAGCCGTCCACTCTG
This window contains:
- the LOC121241202 gene encoding phosphatidylinositol N-acetylglucosaminyltransferase subunit P-like yields the protein MEEPHSVNSPRRILSLSKKRRATVSFLDADERDSGFGVSGEHGPKPSEVYGFVGSITTVVATVIFLVWAYVPEAWLHSIGIFYYPSRYWALAVPVYVMVTVVLALGFYVGLNFILTPSPASLNSIYDEFSREPSSRIPSMDGDDQPIQPISDIGIHKINDLMFNSVN
- the LOC121241303 gene encoding UMP-CMP kinase 3-like isoform X2, whose translation is MGIVGEAANKETNRSVSEKKPTVVFVLGGPGSGKGTQCANIVQHFGYTHLSAGDLLRAESNSGSENGTMIQNMMKEGKIVPSEVTIKLLQRAMTESGNDRFLIDGFPRNEENRAAFEDITKIEPAFVLFFDCSEEEMERRILNRNQGREDDNIETIRKRFKVFSESSLPVIDHYKSRGKVRQIDAGRPVEEVFESVKAVFTSKNEKAD
- the LOC121241303 gene encoding UMP-CMP kinase 3-like isoform X1, producing MGIVGEAANKETNRSVSEKKPTVVFVLGGPGSGKGTQCANIVQHFGYTHLSAGDLLRAESNSGSENGTMIQNMMKEGKIVPSEVTIKLLQRAMTESGNDRFLIDGFPRNEENRAAFEDITKIEPAFVLFFDCSEEEMERRILNRNQGREDDNIETIRKRFKVFSESSLPVIDHYKSRGKVRQIDAGRPVEEVFESVKAVFTSKNEKVKHHSCAWWKFNQHGLCFGRNRISGKRVK
- the LOC121241303 gene encoding UMP-CMP kinase 3-like isoform X3, encoding MIQNMMKEGKIVPSEVTIKLLQRAMTESGNDRFLIDGFPRNEENRAAFEDITKIEPAFVLFFDCSEEEMERRILNRNQGREDDNIETIRKRFKVFSESSLPVIDHYKSRGKVRQIDAGRPVEEVFESVKAVFTSKNEKVKHHSCAWWKFNQHGLCFGRNRISGKRVK